In a single window of the Acipenser ruthenus chromosome 8, fAciRut3.2 maternal haplotype, whole genome shotgun sequence genome:
- the LOC117962453 gene encoding zinc finger and BTB domain-containing protein 20-like yields MTERIHSINLHNFSNSVLETLNEQRNRGHFCDVTVRIHGSMLRAHRCVLAAGSPFFQDKLLLGYSDIEIPSVVSVQSIQKLIDFMYSGVLRVSQSEALQILTAASILQIKTVIDECTRIVSQTGGTGARGYPLIPGDSGQETPRGTPESGTSGPSSDAESGYMQPHSQHSLDRIYTSLYTCPGISMQNGTGEQSYYGGAIVGNYETSLALQKDQHVQEPAWITRIHERTQQMERYLSTSETTHCRKQPRPVRIQTMSGNTHIKQEVEDDYDYYHQQRTQVLERNESEECTEDTDQAEGTESEPKGESFDSGVSSSIGTEPDSVEQHYMTVFGREGHQDITQTEQTELTEHTQQVEVNDDSSPEQMNDVDADTGESQSGGDVTMVSEKGSLQPVANPMISKQVPSTQLYLRQLDGLTSNLRMPLTLTSNSQVIGTAGNTYLPTLFATQSAGSNKPFLFSLPQPLAGQQPQFLTVPPPSLPPFSTPLSAQQPPGQQAGQSTASGQGEKKPYECALCTKTFTAKQNYVKHMFVHTGEKPHQCSICWRSFSLKDYLIKHMVTHTGVRAYQCSICNKRFTQKSSLNVHMRLHRGEKSYECYVCKKRFSHKTLLERHMALHSTGSGGPVAVPVSVPVLKPEPGALAGTVMAGGASVGVEEEVGVAAEAGCQEGTTYVCSVCPAKFDQIELFNDHMRMHVSDG; encoded by the exons ATGACCGAGCGCATTCACAGCATCAACCTCCACAACTTCAGCAACTCTGTACTTGAGACCCTCAATGAGCAGCGCAACCGTGGCCACTTCTGTGACGTGACAGTTCGGATCCATGGAAGCATGCTGCGTGCCCACCGCTGTGTGCTGGCTGCTGGGAGCCCCTTCTTCCAGGACAAGCTCCTTTTGGGCTACAGCGACATTGAGATTCCCTCAGTGGTCTCGGTGCAGTCCATCCAGAAGCTCATTGACTTCATGTACAGTGGAGTGCTGCGAGTGTCCCAGTCCGAGGCCCTGCAGATCCTCACGGCAGCCAGCATATTGCAGATTAAGACTGTCATTGACGAATGCACGCGCATCGTCTCACAGACCGGGGGCACTGGGGCCAGGGGGTACCCCCTGATCCCTGGGGACTCGGGCCAGGAGACGCCCAGGGGAACACCGGAATCTGGCACCTCTGGGCCCAGCAGTGATGCCGAATCTGGTTACATGCAACCTCACTCTCAGCATAGCTTGGACCGGATCTACACGTCCTTGTACACCTGTCCCGGGATCTCCATGCAGAATGGCACAGGAGAGCAGTCGTATTATGGAGGGGCGATAGTAGGTAACTACGAAACGTCTCTGGCACTCCAAAAAGACCAGCACGTGCAAGAGCCTGCCTGGATCACCCGCATCCACGAAAGAACACAGCAGATGGAGAGGTACCTCTCCACCTCAGAAACCACCCACTGCCGCAAGCAGCCCCGTCCAGTCCGCATCCAGACCATGTCGGGAAACACGCACATTAAGCAGGAGGTAGAGGACGACTATGACTACTACCATCAACAGAGGACACAGGTCTTGGAGCGTAACGaatctgaagaatgcactgaagACACAGATCAGGCAGAGGGTACAGAGAGTGAGCCCAAAGGAGAGAGCTTCGACTCTGGAGTGAGCTCCTCCATTGGGACTGAGCCTGACTCTGTGGAGCAGCACTACATGACTGTCTTCGGCAGAGAAGGCCACCAGGACATCACGCAAACAGAACAAACTGAACTGACcgaacacacacagcaggtagaAGTCAATGACGACTCCTCACCTGAGCAGATGAACGATGTGGATGCCGACACAGGGGAGTCTCAGAGCGGGGGGGACGTTACCATGGTGAGCGAGAAGGGATCTCTACAGCCTGTAGCCAATCCCATGATATCAAAGCAGGTGCCCAGCACCCAGCTTTACCTTCGCCAGCTCGATGGCCTCACCAGCAACCTGAGAATGCCGCTGACCCTGACCAGCAACTCACAGGTAATTGGCACTGCTGGAAACACTTACCTGCCAACCCTGTTCGCCACACAGTCGGCGGGCAGCAACAAGCCCTTCTTGTTCAGCTTGCCGCAGCCCCTGGCTGGCCAGCAGCCCCAGTTTCTGACTGTTCCGCCACCCAGCTTGCCCCCCTTCTCCACCCCGCTGTCCGCACAGCAGCCCCCGGGGCAGCAAGCTGGGCAGAGCACAGCAAGTGGCCAAGGAGAGAAGAAGCCCTATGAGTGTGCACTCTGCACCAAGACATTCACTGCGAAACAGAACTACGTCAAACACATGTTTGTACACACAG GTGAGAAACCACACCAGTGCAGCATCTGTTGGCGTTCTTTTTCCTTGAAGGATTACCTTATAAAACACATGGTGACGCACACAGGGGTGCGGGCGTACCAGTGCAGCATCTGCAACAAGCGCTTCACTCAGAAGAGCTCCCTGAACGTTCACATGCGTCTCCACCGCGGCGAGAAGTCCTACGAGTGCTACGTCTGCAAGAAGAGGTTCTCCCACAAGACCCTGCTTGAGAGACATATGGCCCTGCACAGCACAGGCAGTGGAGGCCCTGTGGCAGTCCCTGTCTCAGTTCCCGTCCTTAAGCCTGAACCCGGAGCTTTGGCTGGCACCGTCATGGCCGGGGGCGCTAGTGTAGGAGTGGAAGAGGAAGTTGGAGTTGCAGCTGAAGCAGGCTGCCAAGAGGGGACCACCTACGTGTGCTCAGTCTGCCCTGCCAAGTTCGACCAAATTGAGCTGTTCAACGACCACATGCGGATGCATGTCTCGGAtggataa